In Edaphobacter aggregans, the sequence GTTTGAAAGTCCGATGCAGCGGGCGCGGGAGACTTGTGCGATTGCGGGGTTTGGTTCGCAGGCGGTTGTCGACGATGGGCTGATGGAATGGGACTACGGGGTGTATGAGGGGCGGACTACGAAGGAGATTCAGGCGGAGATACCGGGGTGGTCGGTTTGGGTGAATGAGATTGTTGGGGGAGAGACGGTCGAGCATGTGGGGGAGCGGGCGGATGGGGTGATTGCGCGGGCTTTGGCGGCTGCTCCTGCTGGGGGGAAGGTGGCGCTGTTTGCTCATGCGCATATTCTGCGGATTCTGGCGGCGCGGTGGATTGGGTTGGAGGCTTGTGCGGGGAGTTTGTTTGCGCTGGGGACGGGGAGCGTCAGTGTGTTGGGGTGGGAGCGGGAGACTCGGGTGATTGAGGCTTGGAATCGCGGCTTCGAGAAGTAGGGTGTTTGCGGGCGCTTAGGCGTTGAGAGCGGTAGATGCCGTGGTGTCCGCTGAAGAGGTAGCTGGTGACACAGGCGATGGCGGCGAAGGCTCCAGCTTCGGGACCGAAGAGTTCGATGGCCATGAGGCTGGCGGCGATGGGGGTGTTGGCGGCTCCGGAGAAGACGGCTGCGAAGCCCATCGCTGCGAGTAGCGATGCCGACAGTGGGAGGATGCTTGAGAGGGCGTTTCCGAGTGTGGCTCCGATGAAGAAGAGTGGGGTGACTTCGCCTCCTTTGAAGCCGGCTCCGAGAGTGAGGCTGGTGAATGCGAATTTGGCGGCGAAGTCGTAGCGAGGGAGATGCTGCGAGAAGGCCGCGACAATAGTGGGGATGCCGAGTCCGATGTATTTTGTCGTGCCGATGGCGAAGACGGCGAGAGCAACGAGGATGCCTCCGGTGAAGGGGCGTAGGGGTGGGTAGGGTATGGCGCGGCGGAAGAGGTGGGAGATGGCGTGAGTGCAACGGGCGAAGAGGAGGGCGGTGAGGCCGAAGGCGATTCCGGCGGCTACGGCTGAGAGCATGGTGGTGGGGTTGAGGGGGGATAGCTGCGTGACGGTGTACTGGGTGTGGTGGATGTGCCAGAGGTGCGCGGTGGTGTAGTCACCGACGAAGGCGGCGATGAAACAGGGGAAGATGGCATCGTAGCCTACGTTGCCGATGGTGAGGACCTCGAGGCCGAAGACTGCTCCTGCGAGTGGGGTGTCGAAGACGGAGCCGAAGCCGGCGCTGATGCCTGCCATGAGGAGGGCTCGGCGGTCATGCTCGGAGAAGCGAAAGGGGAGACGGCGAAGGAGGCGGGTGATCTGGTCGGCGAGAGCGGCTCCGGTTTGGATGGCGGTGCCTTCGCGACCGGCGGAGCCTCCGAAGAGGTGGGTGATGGTGGTGCCGAGGAGGATGAGCGGCGTCATGCGGGCTGGGATTGTGGTGCGA encodes:
- a CDS encoding histidine phosphatase family protein, whose product is MSAGIELWLVRHGETEWSLSGKHTSRTDISLTDQGRKRAERLRDYLKGTKFDAVFESPMQRARETCAIAGFGSQAVVDDGLMEWDYGVYEGRTTKEIQAEIPGWSVWVNEIVGGETVEHVGERADGVIARALAAAPAGGKVALFAHAHILRILAARWIGLEACAGSLFALGTGSVSVLGWERETRVIEAWNRGFEK
- a CDS encoding voltage-gated chloride channel family protein produces the protein MPLQLHALIQRLSLIRHTLRWLLLSTLVGLLAGSASAILLLSLDWATDTREAHRWLIGLLPLAGLAVGLIYHYLGRSVEGGHNLILDEIHTDISTDPHVPRTTIPARMTPLILLGTTITHLFGGSAGREGTAIQTGAALADQITRLLRRLPFRFSEHDRRALLMAGISAGFGSVFDTPLAGAVFGLEVLTIGNVGYDAIFPCFIAAFVGDYTTAHLWHIHHTQYTVTQLSPLNPTTMLSAVAAGIAFGLTALLFARCTHAISHLFRRAIPYPPLRPFTGGILVALAVFAIGTTKYIGLGIPTIVAAFSQHLPRYDFAAKFAFTSLTLGAGFKGGEVTPLFFIGATLGNALSSILPLSASLLAAMGFAAVFSGAANTPIAASLMAIELFGPEAGAFAAIACVTSYLFSGHHGIYRSQRLSARKHPTSRSRDSKPQSPESPAPTPTH